One region of Methanobrevibacter sp. genomic DNA includes:
- the cobJ gene encoding precorrin-3B C(17)-methyltransferase: protein MINVIGIGQNRENMTLGALKAIEESDVIIGYKKYINQIHDLIQDKEIIQKGMGDEIFRAELAIKKSLEGLNVSLISSGDPGVFGMANVLYQIVSKYDDVEIKVFPGVSALNYASSILGAPLNDFAAISLSNILTPLSEIEKKLKYALEANLIVAIYNPISKTRKEPFKIFKQCVLDIKGDDTLVGIVDSTFEPPKSTITEIKDLTEDMVNMSCTLIVGNDLTYVLDNKLITPRGYVIRSKIHELSRNHYEKFLNGEIAHGPNRECEFYPCHYEGQYCDFCYCPFYPCGDSSTCGTWIKGKNVWNCKDCTWLHEKESVECLRQPLENILEEVEDLKTKKKSLLKLRRACLLKNNPNNL, encoded by the coding sequence ATGATTAATGTAATAGGAATTGGTCAGAATAGAGAAAACATGACTTTAGGTGCTTTAAAAGCCATTGAAGAATCTGATGTTATTATTGGTTATAAGAAATATATTAACCAGATTCATGATTTAATTCAGGATAAGGAAATTATTCAAAAAGGTATGGGCGATGAAATATTCAGAGCCGAACTTGCTATTAAAAAAAGTTTGGAAGGCTTAAATGTTTCATTAATTAGTTCCGGAGATCCGGGTGTCTTTGGAATGGCAAACGTGCTATATCAAATTGTTAGTAAATATGACGATGTTGAAATTAAGGTTTTTCCAGGTGTTTCTGCACTAAATTATGCCTCTAGCATTTTAGGAGCTCCTTTAAATGATTTCGCAGCAATTAGTTTAAGTAATATTTTAACTCCATTGTCCGAAATCGAAAAAAAATTGAAATATGCACTTGAAGCTAATCTGATTGTTGCAATTTATAATCCTATTAGTAAAACTCGTAAAGAGCCTTTTAAAATCTTTAAACAATGTGTTTTGGATATTAAAGGAGATGATACATTAGTTGGCATTGTTGACAGTACTTTTGAACCTCCTAAATCAACAATTACTGAAATTAAAGATTTAACTGAAGACATGGTTAATATGTCCTGCACATTAATCGTTGGAAATGATTTAACTTATGTTCTAGATAATAAACTTATAACACCTAGAGGATATGTAATCAGGTCTAAAATCCATGAATTATCACGAAATCATTATGAAAAATTCTTAAATGGCGAAATTGCACATGGTCCTAACAGGGAATGCGAATTCTACCCATGCCATTATGAGGGTCAATATTGTGACTTCTGCTATTGTCCGTTTTATCCATGTGGAGACTCTTCAACTTGCGGAACATGGATTAAAGGTAAAAATGTTTGGAATTGTAAAGATTGCACATGGCTACATGAAAAGGAAAGCGTTGAATGTTTACGCCAACCTTTAGAAAATATTTTAGAAGAAGTTGAAGATTTAAAAACAAAGAAAAAATCATTATTAAAACTTAGAAGGGCTTGTTTATTGAAAAATAATCCAAACAATCTTTAG
- a CDS encoding potassium channel family protein: protein MSIKNLLIEMKNMSELMVDLAYSAVLFNSKAAAEEVITLENEVNAMNYEIKKQSLVAARSYEDAEKLTALLEIAEAAESMANAAKDIADLVITGFKPHPVFKKVMEESDKSIVRVTVDESSELANNTLGDLLLVNRTGMRVIAIRRGVSWIYGPDKNTMILANDILILKGTDEGGELLEKLASGACSLEDIPEELEDEE from the coding sequence TTGTCAATTAAAAATCTTTTAATAGAAATGAAAAATATGTCGGAACTAATGGTTGATTTAGCTTATTCGGCTGTTTTGTTTAATAGTAAAGCCGCGGCAGAAGAAGTAATTACATTAGAAAACGAAGTTAATGCAATGAATTATGAAATTAAAAAGCAATCATTGGTTGCAGCACGGTCATATGAGGATGCTGAGAAATTAACAGCTTTACTTGAAATTGCAGAAGCAGCTGAGTCCATGGCAAATGCTGCAAAAGATATAGCTGACTTAGTAATAACTGGTTTTAAACCACATCCAGTTTTTAAAAAAGTAATGGAAGAATCTGATAAAAGTATTGTTAGAGTAACAGTTGATGAATCATCTGAATTAGCCAATAATACTTTAGGGGATTTGCTATTAGTTAATCGTACTGGTATGAGAGTAATAGCTATTAGACGAGGTGTTTCCTGGATTTACGGCCCGGATAAGAATACCATGATTTTAGCTAATGATATACTGATTTTAAAAGGTACTGATGAAGGCGGAGAACTGTTAGAAAAACTTGCTAGCGGAGCTTGTTCTTTAGAGGATATTCCAGAAGAATTAGAAGATGAAGAATAG
- a CDS encoding magnesium transporter, with product MKGQQKKKRSSLSIQALSKFFREHDHVIKEGLIALLICATGDLIAGIILGRMTFFLETFPGLLVVIPGAIGMRGNIFGSFASRLSTNLHIGLISPRFEFSDDLNSNIFSSFVLTLVLSIFLGIVAKIFCLLLRYPSMDLIDFILICTIAGLISNIIMLPITMFISFKSFEHGWDPDNITSPIIAAFGDLFTLPAIILSIFVLKALDVNFIIKDMVLGIILLSVLIGFIYCYRFSDESRTILKQSTPILLLCSFLGGSAGGILNSSVETLLSNPSLLTLLPLFSGESGSLISILGARLSSALHSGLVEPFSKPEGEALHNFGICYIFALVVFPLIGILAEASSISFGTVGVGFDKIVEISGLAGFILVSIMVFVVYYISIISYKNNLDPDNIVIPISTSITDSISSLILISVSLLLLHVLI from the coding sequence GTGAAAGGTCAACAGAAGAAGAAACGCAGTTCACTATCTATTCAGGCATTATCTAAGTTCTTTAGGGAACATGATCATGTCATAAAAGAAGGATTAATTGCTCTTTTAATTTGTGCAACTGGAGATTTAATAGCAGGTATTATCTTAGGCAGGATGACTTTTTTCCTTGAAACATTTCCTGGTTTATTGGTTGTTATTCCTGGCGCTATTGGGATGAGAGGAAATATTTTCGGATCATTTGCTTCAAGATTATCTACCAACTTACATATCGGTTTAATATCTCCAAGATTTGAATTTTCAGATGATTTAAACAGTAATATCTTTTCATCATTTGTTTTAACCCTTGTTTTATCAATATTTTTAGGTATAGTAGCAAAGATATTTTGTCTTTTATTGCGTTATCCGTCAATGGACTTGATTGACTTTATATTGATTTGTACAATTGCAGGATTAATCTCTAATATTATCATGCTTCCAATTACCATGTTTATTTCATTTAAAAGCTTTGAACATGGATGGGATCCGGACAATATTACCAGCCCTATTATTGCAGCATTTGGAGATTTATTTACCTTGCCTGCTATTATCCTATCAATTTTTGTTCTAAAAGCTTTAGATGTTAATTTTATCATTAAGGATATGGTTCTTGGCATAATTTTACTTTCTGTATTAATAGGTTTTATTTACTGTTATAGATTTTCTGATGAAAGCAGGACAATTTTAAAACAGTCAACACCAATTTTGCTGTTATGTTCCTTTTTAGGAGGTTCTGCAGGTGGAATTTTAAACAGTTCTGTTGAAACATTGCTTTCCAATCCTAGCTTACTTACTTTATTGCCGTTATTCTCAGGTGAAAGCGGAAGTTTAATTAGTATTTTAGGTGCGAGACTCTCTTCAGCCCTTCACTCTGGTTTAGTTGAACCATTTTCCAAACCTGAAGGGGAAGCACTTCATAACTTCGGAATTTGTTATATATTCGCTCTTGTTGTATTCCCATTAATTGGAATACTTGCTGAGGCATCATCAATTTCATTTGGAACAGTTGGTGTTGGATTTGATAAGATTGTTGAAATCAGTGGATTGGCGGGCTTTATTTTAGTTTCAATCATGGTATTTGTTGTTTATTATATTTCAATAATTTCATATAAAAATAATTTAGACCCTGATAATATTGTAATTCCGATTTCAACAAGCATAACAGATTCAATTTCAAGTCTGATTTTAATTTCCGTGTCTTTATTATTGTTGCATGTTCTTATCTAA
- a CDS encoding Zn-ribbon domain-containing OB-fold protein: MSDTVRTWRHIQQRYNLIGTKCNTCGELFFPSRVVCPNCRRKGNLEPFQFSGKGKIYTFSVIRSAPEDFKKSAPYAVAVIELEEGAKLTSQLVDTDVDNIEIGDDVEMVFRKIREDGEDGVISYGYKFKVVK, from the coding sequence ATGTCTGATACTGTAAGAACATGGCGTCATATACAACAAAGATACAACCTAATTGGTACAAAATGTAACACCTGTGGTGAATTATTTTTCCCATCTCGTGTAGTTTGTCCTAATTGTAGAAGAAAAGGAAACCTTGAACCTTTCCAATTCTCAGGAAAAGGTAAAATATACACATTTTCAGTAATTAGATCAGCACCTGAAGATTTTAAAAAATCAGCACCTTACGCTGTAGCTGTAATTGAGCTTGAAGAAGGTGCAAAATTAACTTCACAGCTCGTAGACACCGATGTTGATAATATCGAAATTGGTGATGATGTGGAAATGGTATTTAGAAAAATAAGAGAAGATGGAGAGGACGGAGTTATCTCTTATGGGTACAAATTCAAAGTTGTCAAATAA
- the cfbA gene encoding sirohydrochlorin nickelochelatase gives MGTNSKLSNNVGVILVSHGSTLPFAQEVFTEIKEKFINKSGFTTEVGYMKVSEPTISGAVEVLKEEVDDLNKIIALPVFLAPGIHTNIDIPQLLGLEPLEVDPRCPDGNYPKDHYLSIAGDVDFDGEIELLNSIGPRDELLDIIDKRINEALSKSKLDDSAKTGILLVTHGSRLNYNKEFATALYDKFEKTCDYPSSFGFMELCGPSIPESINKLVDENELERLIVVPVFIAPGMHTTHDIPHILGLLDDHEHTHSHNHSHGHDYDHSHDLTPVEFDGEILYPDSINAEDILVDILVDMVNEKL, from the coding sequence ATGGGTACAAATTCAAAGTTGTCAAATAATGTTGGCGTAATTTTAGTTAGCCACGGCAGTACTTTACCTTTTGCTCAAGAGGTTTTCACTGAAATTAAAGAGAAGTTCATCAATAAAAGTGGTTTTACTACCGAAGTCGGCTACATGAAAGTATCCGAACCAACTATTTCTGGTGCTGTTGAAGTATTAAAAGAAGAAGTTGATGATTTAAATAAAATTATTGCACTTCCAGTATTTTTAGCTCCGGGAATTCATACTAATATTGATATTCCACAGTTATTAGGTCTTGAACCTTTAGAAGTGGATCCGAGATGCCCTGATGGAAATTATCCAAAAGATCATTACTTATCAATAGCCGGTGACGTTGATTTTGATGGTGAAATTGAGCTGTTAAATTCAATTGGTCCCCGTGATGAACTTTTAGATATTATTGATAAAAGGATTAATGAGGCATTATCCAAATCTAAATTGGATGATAGTGCAAAAACAGGAATTTTACTTGTTACTCATGGTTCCAGATTAAATTATAATAAAGAATTTGCCACAGCATTATATGATAAGTTTGAAAAAACTTGTGATTATCCATCTAGTTTTGGATTTATGGAATTATGCGGTCCAAGCATTCCAGAATCCATTAATAAATTGGTTGATGAAAATGAATTGGAAAGACTGATTGTTGTTCCGGTTTTCATTGCTCCGGGAATGCATACCACTCACGATATTCCACATATCTTAGGATTATTGGATGATCATGAACATACTCACAGCCACAATCACAGCCATGGTCACGACTATGACCATAGTCATGATTTAACCCCTGTTGAGTTTGACGGTGAAATCCTTTATCCGGATTCTATTAATGCAGAGGATATACTAGTTGATATTTTAGTTGATATGGTAAATGAAAAATTATAA
- the cfbA gene encoding sirohydrochlorin nickelochelatase, which produces MNLMSDNKTAILLLSHGSRLEDGKKVIEAYKELYLEEFPEAIVDYAFMEIRKPGIQETIKKLTEENDLDRIIVVPVFVAHGLHTKRDIPKLLGIETDFDAEEASSHHHHHHHGHDHGHHHHHDHDEESIEFDGEIILTDPLGIDKRMYEIIKDRVSEYL; this is translated from the coding sequence ATGAATTTAATGTCTGATAATAAAACAGCTATTTTGCTTTTAAGTCATGGTTCTAGATTGGAAGATGGTAAAAAAGTAATTGAAGCTTATAAAGAATTGTATTTAGAAGAATTTCCAGAAGCTATTGTTGATTATGCCTTTATGGAAATTAGAAAACCGGGTATTCAAGAAACAATTAAAAAACTAACTGAAGAAAATGATTTGGATAGAATAATTGTTGTTCCTGTTTTTGTTGCACACGGACTTCATACTAAAAGGGATATTCCAAAATTGCTTGGTATTGAAACCGACTTTGATGCTGAAGAGGCGTCTTCTCATCACCACCACCATCATCACGGACACGATCACGGTCATCATCATCATCATGACCATGATGAGGAGTCCATTGAATTTGATGGTGAAATCATTTTAACCGATCCTCTCGGAATCGATAAGCGTATGTATGAAATTATCAAGGATAGAGTTTCAGAATATTTGTAA
- the thiL gene encoding thiamine-phosphate kinase, whose protein sequence is MSVKVSDIGEKELVKYIIANSKDITPDDTAILPVNDFNLISTCDMLIQSRHFPENMSYFEMGFKAVTVNVSDLAAMGSKPIGFLLSIALYRDLEVDSFKEIIGGVLDACEYYSIPLIGGDTNEASEIIISGTALGLCDRPLMKDTYGKDDLICITGDIGLAALGFNLNTSDNIYVEKALKPKARIKEGQILKEHGATSATDISDGLASELYEIKKEGFGFMIHEELLGISDEYKKLANSLNLDYLDLILHVGEDFELLFTISKDNLDKLPIDFKVIGVVTDSDVVEITLENGSVEEIKNKGYEHYVSK, encoded by the coding sequence ATGTCAGTTAAAGTCTCAGATATTGGTGAAAAAGAGTTAGTTAAATATATTATAGCTAATTCAAAAGATATAACTCCAGATGACACTGCCATTCTTCCAGTTAATGATTTTAATTTGATTTCCACATGCGACATGCTTATTCAGTCAAGGCATTTTCCGGAAAACATGTCTTATTTTGAAATGGGTTTTAAAGCTGTTACTGTTAATGTAAGTGATTTAGCAGCTATGGGTTCTAAACCAATCGGATTTTTATTATCCATTGCACTTTATAGGGATTTGGAAGTTGATAGTTTTAAGGAAATTATTGGTGGTGTATTGGATGCTTGTGAATATTATTCCATTCCATTAATTGGCGGGGATACTAATGAGGCGTCTGAAATTATAATTTCTGGGACTGCTTTAGGATTATGTGACAGGCCACTAATGAAAGACACTTATGGAAAAGATGATTTAATATGCATTACTGGAGATATTGGTCTTGCAGCATTAGGTTTTAATTTAAACACTTCAGATAATATTTACGTTGAAAAGGCACTAAAACCAAAAGCCAGAATTAAAGAAGGACAAATTTTAAAAGAGCATGGTGCAACTTCTGCCACGGATATCAGTGACGGGCTTGCAAGCGAATTATATGAGATTAAAAAAGAAGGCTTCGGATTCATGATACACGAAGAGCTTTTAGGTATCTCTGATGAATATAAAAAGTTAGCAAATAGCCTTAATCTGGATTATTTGGATTTGATACTTCATGTTGGTGAAGATTTTGAATTGCTTTTTACTATTTCAAAAGATAATTTGGATAAATTGCCGATAGATTTTAAGGTTATTGGTGTTGTAACCGATTCTGATGTAGTTGAAATTACCTTAGAAAATGGATCTGTTGAAGAGATTAAAAATAAAGGTTATGAACATTATGTTAGTAAGTAA
- the amrS gene encoding AmmeMemoRadiSam system radical SAM enzyme has protein sequence MLVSNELYRKSSKSQKIRCEICANYCKIADGKVGICRQHRNINGELFDESYGVVSSLSPDPIEKKPLYKFLPGTLTYSIGGFGCNMTCLHCQNYMISHEYDKNSRAIKIMPETIIENALSYDCKSIAWTYNEPTIHLPFNKTASFLAKQHGLKVIYVTNGYFSQKSVEEILTFVDAFNIDLKAMNENFYKKICGAELNVVLDNIKRVYDENKHLEITNLLINGYNDSISEITQLCDFVVNELGSEVPIHFSRAFPYYKMNDISPTDPDILFKAAQIAKDKGIANVYLGNI, from the coding sequence ATGTTAGTAAGTAATGAATTATACAGGAAAAGTTCCAAATCCCAAAAAATTCGTTGTGAAATCTGTGCCAACTATTGTAAAATAGCTGATGGCAAGGTGGGAATTTGTCGCCAGCACAGAAATATTAATGGCGAGCTATTTGACGAATCATATGGGGTTGTTTCATCATTAAGTCCAGATCCAATTGAAAAAAAGCCTTTATATAAATTTTTACCTGGAACATTAACATACTCAATCGGGGGTTTTGGCTGTAACATGACCTGTTTGCATTGCCAGAACTATATGATTTCGCATGAATATGATAAAAATTCAAGAGCTATTAAAATAATGCCAGAGACAATTATAGAAAATGCACTTAGTTATGACTGCAAGTCAATTGCTTGGACCTATAATGAACCTACTATACATTTACCATTCAACAAAACTGCTTCTTTTTTAGCTAAACAACATGGCTTAAAAGTAATTTATGTGACAAACGGATATTTTTCACAAAAGTCTGTTGAAGAAATTTTAACTTTTGTAGATGCGTTCAATATAGATTTGAAAGCTATGAATGAAAATTTCTATAAAAAAATTTGTGGTGCAGAATTAAATGTTGTATTGGATAATATTAAAAGGGTTTATGATGAAAATAAACATTTAGAAATTACTAATTTATTAATTAATGGTTATAATGATTCAATTTCTGAAATTACACAACTGTGTGATTTTGTAGTTAATGAATTGGGATCTGAAGTTCCCATTCATTTTTCAAGGGCTTTTCCTTATTATAAAATGAACGATATTTCTCCAACAGATCCCGATATTCTCTTTAAAGCAGCCCAAATAGCTAAGGATAAGGGAATTGCTAATGTTTATTTGGGAAATATCTGA
- a CDS encoding UbiD family decarboxylase, with protein MKLNEKNIIEINDELSSEFEVAKVLRKYPKDTVIINNVKGFDMPVISGICNTRDKIAESINCKVSEITEKIIEAMEKPIKVDKFTDFSEYNTLEIDLDKIPILTHYKRDGGAYITSGVVFARDPVSGIQNASIHRMMVLDNKRLVIRIVPRNLYTYFQNAKKEGEDLEIAIAIGMDPAILLASTTSIPIDYNEMDVANAFKNGELELIKCGELEVPQADIILEGKISVTETIAEGPFVDLTDTYDIVRDQPIINLEKMHIKKENPAYHAILPAGFEHKLLQGLPQEPRIFKAVKNAVPTVENVVLTEGGCCWLHAVVSINKQTEGDGKNAIMAALSAHPSLKHCVVVDTDVNVFDAEDVEYAISTRVKGDRDIMIVPNVRGSSLDPVAESDGTTTKIGVDATKSLKTVEKFERVSFSE; from the coding sequence ATGAAACTAAATGAAAAAAACATTATAGAAATCAATGATGAGCTTTCAAGTGAATTTGAAGTAGCAAAGGTTTTGAGAAAATATCCGAAAGATACAGTTATTATCAATAATGTAAAAGGCTTCGATATGCCGGTTATTTCAGGAATCTGTAATACAAGGGATAAAATTGCAGAATCAATTAACTGTAAAGTTTCTGAAATTACTGAAAAAATTATTGAAGCTATGGAAAAACCTATTAAAGTAGATAAATTTACTGATTTTTCTGAATATAATACTTTAGAGATTGATTTGGACAAAATACCAATATTAACCCATTATAAAAGAGATGGTGGAGCATATATTACTTCCGGTGTTGTATTTGCACGTGACCCTGTTTCCGGAATTCAGAATGCTTCAATCCATAGAATGATGGTTCTTGACAATAAAAGGTTAGTTATTAGAATCGTTCCAAGAAATCTCTATACCTATTTCCAAAACGCTAAAAAAGAAGGTGAAGACCTGGAAATTGCAATAGCTATTGGAATGGATCCTGCAATATTGCTTGCAAGTACCACATCAATACCAATCGATTATAATGAAATGGATGTTGCAAACGCGTTTAAAAATGGTGAATTGGAATTAATCAAATGCGGTGAACTTGAAGTTCCTCAAGCAGACATAATTCTGGAAGGTAAAATTTCAGTTACAGAAACTATTGCTGAAGGTCCTTTCGTGGATTTGACTGACACCTATGATATTGTTCGTGACCAGCCTATCATTAACTTGGAAAAAATGCATATTAAAAAAGAAAATCCTGCATACCATGCGATTTTACCTGCTGGATTTGAACATAAATTATTGCAAGGCCTTCCACAAGAGCCAAGAATATTTAAAGCCGTTAAAAATGCTGTTCCTACAGTAGAAAATGTTGTTTTGACTGAAGGAGGCTGTTGCTGGTTACACGCAGTTGTTTCCATCAACAAGCAAACTGAAGGTGACGGTAAAAATGCTATTATGGCTGCATTATCTGCCCATCCTTCACTTAAGCATTGTGTTGTAGTTGATACTGACGTTAATGTCTTTGATGCTGAAGATGTTGAATATGCAATATCTACACGTGTTAAAGGAGATAGAGACATCATGATTGTTCCTAATGTACGTGGTTCTTCTCTTGACCCCGTTGCTGAAAGCGATGGAACAACAACCAAAATTGGAGTTGACGCAACTAAATCACTTAAAACAGTTGAAAAATTTGAAAGGGTTAGTTTTTCTGAATAA
- the purE gene encoding 5-(carboxyamino)imidazole ribonucleotide mutase: MTPKIMIILGSGSDIAIAEKSMDILEKLEIPYSLKIASAHRTPDLVREIVIQGTNAGIEVFIGIAGLAAHLPGSIAAYTPKPVIGVPVDVKINGQDALESIIQMPYPSPIATVGIDRGDNAAILAAQYIGIHDDEVRQKVINLRKEYALKVINSNEEIVEKIENRKFLQNNFLKVKNLDIKEPEFDDDKINCKNEDAEVVIIVGRQTDLINAKKVAAILDRLKITHDTKVVCPIRSAKKFTAYVKSMKNAKIFIGISSNSSQVTGGLVGLTDRPVIGVPCTNEEGDEYPLTTVSMPPGVPVATVGINNGKNAAVLAAEILSINNHYITELLGKLKNKKINL, encoded by the coding sequence ATGACACCAAAGATAATGATAATTCTTGGAAGCGGATCAGATATTGCTATTGCTGAGAAAAGTATGGATATTTTAGAAAAGCTTGAAATACCTTACAGTTTAAAAATCGCATCAGCACATAGAACACCAGATTTGGTTCGTGAAATTGTTATTCAAGGTACAAACGCTGGAATTGAAGTATTTATAGGTATTGCAGGACTTGCTGCTCATCTACCTGGTTCAATTGCAGCATATACACCGAAACCTGTTATTGGCGTGCCAGTAGATGTTAAAATCAATGGTCAGGATGCATTAGAATCAATTATTCAAATGCCTTATCCTTCTCCAATCGCTACTGTAGGAATCGACAGAGGAGACAATGCGGCAATACTTGCAGCCCAATATATTGGAATTCATGATGATGAAGTACGTCAAAAAGTTATTAATTTAAGAAAAGAATATGCTTTAAAAGTTATAAACAGCAATGAAGAAATTGTTGAAAAAATTGAAAACCGAAAGTTCCTTCAAAATAACTTTTTAAAAGTTAAAAATCTCGACATAAAGGAACCTGAATTTGATGATGATAAAATTAACTGCAAAAATGAAGATGCAGAAGTTGTAATAATTGTTGGAAGACAAACTGATTTAATAAATGCCAAAAAGGTAGCTGCAATTTTAGATAGGCTTAAAATTACACATGACACCAAAGTTGTTTGTCCAATAAGGTCCGCTAAAAAATTCACAGCTTATGTAAAATCAATGAAAAATGCAAAAATATTTATCGGAATTAGTTCCAACTCCTCACAAGTAACAGGAGGACTTGTAGGATTAACCGACAGACCGGTTATTGGAGTTCCATGTACCAACGAAGAAGGTGATGAATATCCACTTACCACTGTCAGTATGCCTCCGGGCGTTCCGGTTGCAACTGTTGGAATAAACAACGGTAAAAACGCCGCCGTTCTTGCAGCTGAAATCTTATCTATTAACAATCATTATATTACAGAACTTCTTGGAAAATTGAAAAATAAAAAAATTAATTTGTAG